In one window of Saccharomyces paradoxus chromosome VII, complete sequence DNA:
- the NMA2 gene encoding nicotinamide-nucleotide adenylyltransferase NMA2 (Nicotinic acid mononucleotide adenylyltransferase~similar to YGR010W), with amino-acid sequence MDPTKAPDFKPPQPNEELQPPPDPTHTIPKSGPIVPYVLADYNSSIDAPFNLDIYKTLSSRKKYSNSSNRMDHIPLNTSDFQPLSRDVSSEEESEGQSNGIDSTLQDVTMTGNLGVLKSQIADLEEVPHTIVRQARTIEDYEFPVHRLTKKLQDPEKLPLIIVACGSFSPITYLHLRMFEMALDDINEQTRFEVVGGYFSPVSDNYQKRGLAPAYHRVRMCELACERTSSWLMVDAWESLQSSYTRTAKVLDHFNHEINIKRGGIMTVDGEKMGVKIMLLAGGDLIESMGEPHVWADSDLHHILGNYGCLIVERTGSDVRSFLLSHDIMYEHRRNILIIKQLIYNDISSTKVRLFIRRGMSVQYLLPNSVIRYIQEYNLYINQSEPVKQVLDSKE; translated from the coding sequence ATGGATCCCACCAAGGCACCCGATTTTAAACCGCCACAACCAAATGAAGAGCTACAACCACCGCCAGATCCGACGCATACTATACCAAAATCTGGACCCATAGTTCCATATGTTTTAGCTGATTACAATTCTTCGATTGATGCTCCTTTCAATCTTGATATTTACAAAACCCTGTcgtcaagaaaaaaatactccAACTCAAGCAACCGAATGGACCATATTCCATTAAATACTAGTGACTTCCAGCCGTTGTCTCGGGATGTATCGTCGGAGGAGGAAAGTGAAGGGCAATCGAATGGAATCGACTCTACTCTACAGGATGTGACAATGACAGGAAATTTGGGGGTTTTGAAGAGCCAAATTGCTGATCTGGAAGAAGTTCCTCACACAATTGTAAGACAAGCCAGGACTATAGAAGATTACGAATTTCCTGTACACAGACTGACGAAAAAGCTACAAGATCCCGAAAAACTGCCTCTGATCATCGTTGCTTGTGGATCATTTTCCCCAATAACGTACCTACATTTAAGAATGTTTGAAATGGCTTTGGACGATATCAACGAACAAACGCGATTTGAAGTGGTTGGTGGCTATTTTTCTCCCGTTAGTGATAATTACCAAAAACGAGGGTTAGCCCCGGCTTATCATCGTGTCCGTATGTGTGAACTAGCATGCGAGAGGACATCGTCTTGGTTAATGGTTGATGCTTGGGAATCTTTACAATCAAGTTATACAAGAACAGCGAAAGTCTTAGACCATTTCAATCatgaaataaatattaaGAGAGGTGGAATCATGACCGTGGATGGTGAAAAAATGGGTGTCAAAATCATGTTACTAGCAGGTGGTGATCTTATTGAGTCCATGGGCGAGCCTCACGTGTGGGCTGATTCCGACCTGCACCACATCCTGGGCAATTATGGATGTTTGATCGTAGAAAGGACCGGTTCAGATGTTAGGTCCTTCTTGCTTTCGCATGATATCATGTATGAACacagaagaaatattcTTATTATCAAGCAGCTTATTTACAATGATATTTCATCTACAAAAGTGCGTCTTTTCATTAGACGTGGAATGTCAGTTCAATACCTTCTTCCAAACTCTGTCATCAGGTACATCCAAGAGTATAATCTATACATTAATCAAAGTGAGCCGGTCAAACAGGTCTTAGATAGCAAAGAATGA
- the MCY1 gene encoding putative cysteine synthase (cysteine synthase~similar to YGR012W) produces the protein MSCSQNKTSFNLPWNECISIASVVIGAYASYKYYKLCKTQDIPRPKGGVEELIGNTPLVKIRSLSKATGVNVYAKLELCNPAGSAKDRVALNIIKTAEELGELVRGEPGWVFEGTSGSTGISIAVVCNALGYRAHISLPDDTSLEKLALLESLGATVNKVKPASIVDPNQYVNAAKKACDELKKKGNGVRAVFADQFENEANWKVHYQTTGPEIAHQTKGNIDAFIAGCGTGGTITGVAKFLKEMAKIPCHVVLADPQGSGFYNRVNYGVMYDYVEKEGTRRRHQVDTIIEGIGLNRITQNFHMGEEFIDESIRVNDSQAIRMAKYLSVNDGLFVGSSTAINAVAAIQVAKRLSHGSNIVIIACDSGSRHLSKFWKEAKEIGHDISLEEIINI, from the coding sequence ATGTCCTGTTCACAAAATAAGACTTCTTTCAATTTGCCTTGGAACGAATGCATATCCATCGCTTCCGTCGTCATTGGCGCGTATGCGTCATACAAATACTATAAGCTATGCAAAACACAGGATATTCCACGTCCAAAAGGAGGTGTGGAGGAACTCATAGGAAACACTCCTCTGGTTAAAATCAGATCTCTTAGCAAGGCTACTGGTGTTAACGTTTACGCTAAACTAGAATTATGTAACCCAGCAGGAAGTGCTAAGGACAGAGTGGCATTAAACATCATAAAGACAGCTGAGGAGTTAGGTGAACTTGTCAGAGGCGAACCTGGTTGGGTATTCGAAGGAACAAGCGGGTCGACCGGTATCTCTATAGCAGTAGTTTGTAATGCGTTGGGATATAGGGCACACATTTCTCTGCCCGATGACACATCGTTGGAAAAATTGGCATTACTAGAAAGTCTCGGTGCTACCGTTAATAAGGTTAAGCCCGCTAGTATTGTCGATCCAAACCAATACGTAAATGCCGCGAAGAAGGCGTGTGAtgaattaaagaagaaaggtAATGGGGTTAGAGCAGTTTTTGCCGATCagtttgaaaatgaagcCAACTGGAAAGTTCACTATCAGACCACAGGTCCAGAAATCGCCCATCAAACTAAGGGAAATATTGATGCATTCATCGCTGGTTGTGGTACTGGTGGTACTATAACTGGAGTTGCAAAGTTTCTAAAAGAAATGGCGAAGATACCTTGCCATGTCGTTCTAGCGGATCCACAAGGATCAGGCTTTTATAATAGAGTTAACTACGGCGTGATGTATGACTATGTAGAAAAGGAAGGTACTAGAAGAAGGCATCAAGTAGACACTATTATAGAAGGTATTGGTTTAAACAGAATTACTCAGAATTTCCATATGGGCGaagaatttattgatgaatCAATACGTGTTAATGATAGTCAAGCTATTAGAATGGCGAAATATCTATCAGTGAATGATGGGCTATTTGTAGGGAGTAGTACAGCTATTAATGCAGTAGCCGCCATCCAGGTTGCGAAAAGGCTCTCTCACGGCTCAAACATTGTAATTATTGCATGCGACAGTGGTTCAAGACATTTAAGTAAATTCTGGAAAGAAGCTAAAGAAATTGGTCATGACATATcattagaagaaataataaatatctGA
- the SNU71 gene encoding Snu71p (Component of U1 snRNP required for mRNA splicing via spliceosome~similar to YGR013W), protein MKDIIFVSPRLYLSSQEDWKSVHAKGGYIPILKNDLQRFQDSLKHIVDARNSISGTLLNSNDDATINDSDQKTGSSKDKDSSIADNNATNEGTLSSSRYEELKLFLPISLDQQIHTVSLQGVSSSFSREQIESLLDHCLSLALTETQSNPKLKVEAWSSFSSFLDTQDIFIRLSKVDEDEAFVKILKYCKALFAFTRKLHEDFKIELHLDLNTQEYIRDRTGTVPSVKPEKASKFYSIFKNIEGQTDERNLKKEQLDDSSTQYKVDTNTLSDLPPDALDQLCKDIIEFRTKVVSIEKEKKMKSTYEESRRQRHQMQKVFDQIKKNHSGTKGSANADEEDANIEDEEEEDDAEDDLALEKRREERVLEESNRKYEDMLHRLHSETEPKIKSIKADIISAENYEKHLEKNRSLYLKELLHLANDVHYEHHRSFKEQEERRDEADRAKNGNAKESVPIQLSNGMATSAEKADALTLPEGTVKGENHDADKNVSESSEHVKIKFEFKKAIDHSVESSSEDEGYRESEEPPTKPSEKSAAEDRLPFTADELNTRLAELKESRYVDELVREFLGVYEDELVDYILENIRVNQSKQALLNELRETFDEDGETIADRLWSREEFRLGT, encoded by the coding sequence ATGAAGGATATTATCTTTGTATCCCCACGGCTGTATTTGTCATCACAGGAAGATTGGAAAAGTGTTCATGCCAAAGGTGGATACATCCCCATCCTCAAAAATGATCTACAACGTTTTCAGGATTCATTAAAGCATATCGTGGATGCCAGAAATAGCATATCAGGGACACTGCTAAATAGCAACGATGACGCGACTATAAACGATTCCGATCAGAAAACTGGTTCGAGCAAAGACAAAGACTCTTCGATAGCAGATAACAATGCCACTAACGAGGGCACCTTAAGCTCTTCTCGTTACGAAGAGCTCAAACTATTCCTTCCCATTTCCTTAGACCAGCAGATTCATACGGTATCTTTGCAGGGAGtctcttcatcattctCTCGCGAACAAATAGAATCATTGCTAGATCACTGTTTAAGTTTAGCTTTGACGGAAACTCAAAGCAATCCTAAATTGAAGGTGGAAGCTTggtcttctttttcatcgtTTTTAGACACCCAGGACATTTTTATAAGACTCAGTAAGGTTGATGAGGATGAGGCGTTTGTAAAAATACTAAAGTACTGCAAAGCCTTATTTGCGTTTACTAGAAAGCTACACGAGGATTTCAAGATTGAATTACACTTAGATTTAAACACACAAGAATATATCAGGGATCGAACAGGAACTGTACCGAGTGTTAAACCAGAGAAGGCTAGCAAATTTTACtccattttcaaaaacattgAAGGCCAAACagatgaaagaaatttgaagaaagaacaatTGGATGACTCCTCTACACAATACAAAGTGGATACTAACACCCTAAGTGATTTACCACCGGATGCTTTGGACCAATTGTGCAAGGATATAATAGAATTTAGGACAAAGGTCGTCAGCAtagagaaggaaaaaaaaatgaaaagtacGTACGAGGAAAGTAGGCGTCAAAGACACCAAATGCAAAAAGTCTTTGAtcagataaaaaaaaatcactcAGGTACCAAAGGAAGCGCTAATGCAGATGAGGAAGACGCTAATATTGAAGAcgaggaggaggaagatgaCGCTGAGGACGACCTTGCCttagagaaaagaagggaaGAGAGGGTGCTGGAAGAATCAAACCGTAAGTATGAGGATATGTTACACCGCTTACATTCTGAAACAGAGcctaaaataaaatctatTAAAGCTGATATCATAAGTGCTGAAAATTATGAGAAGCATTTGGAGAAAAATCGCTCATTATATTTGAAAGAGCTCTTACACCTTGCCAACGACGTTCATTACGAACATCATAGATCTTTCAAGGAGCAAGAGGAAAGAAGGGACGAAGCCGATAGAGCTAAAAACGGAAATGCAAAAGAATCGGTGCCTATACAACTATCTAATGGCATGGCCACATCTGCAGAGAAGGCTGACGCCCTCACCCTTCCTGAAGGAACTGTGAAGGGCGAGAACCATGACGCAGACAAGAATGTATCTGAGAGCTCAGAACACGTCAAGATCAAATTCGAGTTCAAAAAGGCCATTGACCACTCAGTTGAAAGCTCTAGTGAAGACGAGGGATACAGGGAGAGCGAAGAGCCGCCAACAAAGCCCTCTGAGAAAAGCGCGGCAGAGGACCGTTTGCCATTTACGGCAGATGAACTGAATACAAGACTAGCTGAACTAAAGGAATCGCGCTACGTGGACGAATTGGTGCGTGAATTCCTCGGTGTCTACGAGGACGAACTGGTAGATTACATTCTTGAGAACATCCGCGTGAACCAGAGCAAGCAGGCCCTTTTAAATGAGCTAAGGGAGACTTTCGACGAAGACGGGGAAACGATAGCTGATAGACTGTGGAGTCGTGAAGAATTTCGCTTGGGGACCTGA
- the MSB2 gene encoding Msb2p (Mucin family member involved in various signaling pathways~similar to YGR014W), with amino-acid sequence MQFPFTILLSTLLLSGSLAEASPFDFIFGNGTQQAQSEGQSQGQVSLTSEVSQDSSTTTLATAYSQSVHSHHSATLVSATISSLPSTWYSADFTSQTSASYAYQESDYTSNQNSWSPSFNQQPSTSTTSYYAAVYSTSTDFAASDINVASDVSTASVPTVTSANSVFFTTMSKPKATTSTSLTSGTPSISTSTMSTTGNNIFLSSGNLISASITTANGAESFDQTSAAELTTTIASAASAIPVQSSADFGSSSAPTTADASLSAAPLQTSESGSFITGNPSASTAPPLSSIEVDGSSASSTMSMAAAGQITGSSSFGTDNPTLSETLPLTSTEVDSSDASSTVSALQSAPLLQTSTSSGFSIVSPSVSFIPSQSSSDVISPSDSSTVSSPFSDIPLQTSTSGSVVSVGPSASAFPFQSSAEVHSTSASSTMSSLLSVTSLQSTTLDSPSLAGSSASAFSALSSDLTDSGVSTTASTPLLSSSLPTGTSSSFSVVSPSVSFVPSQSSSGVASSGASNAVSSSFSDTLLQAASSSMINPSLSTTLYSSGTRSSEGPANPTTSEPLSGSSSTSMAEVLQSQPSSTPSLLSESHTTGTSAILASSSIATMSSPYTTAGATSTAISSAISSPSAETSLGSYSQSATALQMSSSALSSTTEGSTTSTQGPSISSISVQTPSSIFSDFPPSQTTTQPDSTISSSQSTSSINMLSQVSDIPVRSTSSASSVSQVSDIPVRSTSSASSVSQVSDIPVRSTSSASSVSQTSSLLQPATTSAQHFSVSTNDTLSGSTSVVSQQTSEITSSVKLTTSEDNSAQTTTATQSTSLSLTDANSSSPSTPLEVVTSTPISSSLASSLLPTPSTSSVNEAATNTNVQTSLTTESTTVLQPSTTNSTSPYSLVTSSDNNWWIPTELITQAPEAASTASSTVGGTQTMTLPHAIAAATQIAEPEGYTLITIGFKKALNYEFVVSEPKSSAQIFGYLPEALNTPFKNVFTNITVLQIVPLQDDSLNYLVSVAEVYFPTAEIEELSNLITNTSSAFYTDGMGTAKSMASMVDSSIPLTGLLRDSNSNSSGSSDGSSSSSSNSGSSNSGSDSNSDVSSSSSGNSYQDAGTLEYSSKSNSNVSSSSKSKKKIIGLVIGVVVGGCLYILFMIFAFKYIIRRRIQSQEIIKNPEISSISSSEFGGEKNYNNEKRMSVQESITQSMRIQNWMDDSYYGHGLTNNDSTPTRHNTSTSIPKISRPIASQNSLGWNEV; translated from the coding sequence ATGCAGTTTCCATTCACTATTCTGCTATCGACCCTCTTACTGAGTGGGTCATTGGCTGAGGCCAGCCCGTTCGACTTTATATTCGGCAATGGGACGCAACAAGCTCAGAGCGAAGGTCAGAGTCAAGGTCAAGTCTCTCTCACCAGTGAAGTTTCTCAGGATAGTTCCACCACCACCTTGGCAACAGCTTATTCTCAGAGTGTTCATTCGCACCACTCTGCCACGTTAGTGAGCGCCACCATCTCTTCCCTCCCATCCACTTGGTATAGTGCGGACTTCACTTCCCAGACTTCTGCATCGTATGCTTACCAAGAATCCGACTATACCAGTAACCAAAACTCCTGGAGCCCATCTTTTAACCAACAGCCCTCTACCAGTACTACAAGTTACTATGCCGCAGTTTACAGTACATCCACCGATTTTGCTGCTTCTGACATTAATGTTGCTTCTGACGTTTCCACTGCTAGTGTTCCCACTGTTACGAGTGCTAATTCTGTCTTTTTTACAACTATGAGTAAACCAAAGGCTACAACGAGCACATCTCTTACTTCGGGTACCCCAAGTATTTCCACTAGTACGATGTCTACAACCGGTAATAACATATTCTTATCGTCAGGAAACCTCATTTCTGCCTCCATAACAACTGCCAACGGTGCAGAAAGTTTTGACCAAACATCGGCTGCTGAGTTAACAACTACCATCGCTTCCGCTGCTAGTGCTATTCCGGTACAAAGTTCAGCGGATTTCGGCAGCTCTAGTGCTCCAACTACTGCTGATGCATCGCTATCAGCTGCTCCACTACAAACAAGCGAGTCAGGAAGTTTTATCACAGGCAATCCATCTGCATCAACAGCTCCTCCACTAAGTTCCATAGAAGTTGATGGTTCAAGTGCTTCATCTACAATGAGTATGGCCGCTGCAGGACAAATAACTGGCTCGAGTAGTTTCGGCACGGATAATCCAACTTTGTCAGAAACGCTTCCATTAACCTCCACAGAAGTTGATAGTTCCGATGCTTCATCTACAGTGAGCGCATTACAATCGGCTCCTTTGCTACAAACAAGCACTTCGAGCGGTTTCAGCATCGTCAGTCCATCTGTATCCTTTATTCCGTCACAAAGTTCATCAGACGTCATCAGCCCCAGTGATTCAAGTACAGTTAGTTCACCTTTTTCCGATATTCCCCTTCAAACTAGTACCTCAGGTAGCGTAGTTTCGGTGGGACCATCCGCATCTGCCTTTCCATTTCAAAGTTCAGCAGAAGTACATAGTACCAGTGCTTCGAGTACTATGAGCTCATTGTTATCAGTTACTTCGCTGCAATCTACTACTTTGGACAGTCCAAGTTTAGCTGGTTCCTCTGCGTCTGCTTTTTCAGCGCTAAGTTCTGATCTTACAGATTCTGGCGTTTCCACCACAGCAAGTACACCTTTATTGTCTTCCTCACTACCAACAGGTACTTCGAGCAGTTTCAGCGTCGTTAGTCCATCTGTATCCTTTGTTCCATCACAAAGTTCATCAGGCGTTGCTAGCTCCGGCGCCTCAAATGCCGTTAGTTCATCCTTTTCCGATACTTTACTGCAAGCAGCTAGCTCTAGCATGATCAATCCGTCTTTATCAACTACACTATATTCAAGTGGTACCAGAAGCTCTGAAGGACCTGCGAACCCCACGACTTCTGAACCACTGTCGGGTTCCTCATCAACTTCTATGGCAGAAGTTTTGCAATCGCAACCTTCATCCACTCCAAGTTTGCTTTCGGAATCTCACACTACGGGCACTTCAGCTATCCTAGCCAGTAGCTCAATCGCTACCATGTCATCACCATACACCACTGCAGGCGCTACATCTACAGCCATCTCTTCCGCCATATCATCTCCATCTGCGGAAACTTCCCTGGGAAGTTATTCACAGAGCGCGACGGCATTGCAAATGTCCTCATCCGCGTTGTCTTCAACGACAGAAGGAAGCACAACGTCCACTCAAGGACCTTCTATAAGCTCTATTTCAGTTCAAACACCTTCCTCGATTTTTAGTGATTTTCCGCCCTCCCAGACGACCACCCAACCGGACTCTACCATCTCATCATCTCAATCCACATCGTCCATTAATATGCTTTCTCAAGTTTCAGACATACCAGTGCGTTCTACAAGTTCCGCATCGTCCGTTTCTCAAGTTTCAGACATACCAGTGCGTTCTACAAGCTCTGCATCGTCCGTTTCTCAAGTTTCAGACATACCAGTGCGTTCTACAAGCTCTGCATCTTCCGTTTCTCAAACATCTAGCTTACTACAGCCCGCTACTACATCTGCCCAGCATTTCTCCGTTTCTACGAATGATACACTTTCTGGAAGTACTTCTGTTGTGAGTCAACAAACTTCTGAGATTACTAGCTCAGTTAAATTGACAACTTCCGAGGACAATAGTGCCCAGACAACCACGGCTACTCAATCAACATCACTATCTCTTACCGACGCAAACAGTAGTTCTCCTTCCACCCCATTGGAAGTGGTAACGTCTACACCAATCTCATCCTCCCTGGCATCCTCCCTGTTGCCTACACCATCAACATCCTCTGTAAACGAGGCAGCCACAAATACTAATGTCCAGACGAGTTTGACAACGGAATCGACGACCGTTTTACAACCATCGACGACTAATAGTACCAGTCCTTATAGCCTAGTCACTTCAAGTGACAACAACTGGTGGATTCCAACTGAGTTAATCACCCAGGCACCAGAAGCCGCATCCACTGCATCTTCCACCGTTGGAGGGACACAAACTATGACTTTGCCCCATGCGATTGCAGCTGCAACACAAATTGCCGAACCTGAGGGATACACCCTGATCACAATAGGGTTCAAAAAAGCTTTGAACTACGAATTTGTTGTATCAGAACCAAAATCATCAGCTCAAATCTTTGGGTACTTACCTGAAGCTCTGAACACACCTTTTAAGAACGTATTCACAAACATCACGGTCCTACAAATAGTACCATTGCAGGATGACTCACTCAACTACCTGGTAAGTGTTGCGGAAGTATACTTTCCAACGGCAGAAATAGAGGAGCTGTCGAATCTAATCACTAATACTTCAAGCGCTTTTTACACGGATGGAATGGGTACGGCAAAATCTATGGCTTCAATGGTTGATTCCTCCATACCACTGACGGGCCTTTTACGCGACAGTAACAGCAACTCTAGCGGATCTTCTGATGGATCCTCCTCTAGCAGCTCGAACTCaggttcttcaaattcGGGATCCGATTCCAACTCGGACGtgtcttcgtcttcttccGGAAATTCCTATCAAGATGCCGGTACTTTGGAATATTCATCCAAATCTAACTCCAACGTATCCAGTTCTAgcaaatcaaagaaaaaaattattggtTTAGTTATtggtgttgttgttggGGGGtgtttatatattttattcatGATTTTTGCTTTCAAGTATATCATAAGAAGACGCATTCAAAGTCAAGAAATCATTAAGAATCCAGAGATTTCCAGCATCAGTTCAAGTGAATTTGgtggagaaaaaaattacaataACGAAAAGAGAATGAGTGTTCAAGAATCCATAACACAATCTATGCGAATCCAAAACTGGATGGATGATAGTTACTATGGTCACGGGTTGACAAATAATGACTCAACTCCAACCAGGCACAATACATCGACCTCTATACCGAAAATTTCGAGACCAATTGCCAGTCAAAACTCCCTAGGTTGGAACGAAGTTTGA
- the EAT1 gene encoding putative hydrolase (similar to YGR015C), with protein sequence MSGLAHNKALPYKRIVELSFHRTRLPSDASLLRRFEQRPAIINIHGLLGSHVMFHSFNKLLSRKIDADIFSVDVRNHGISPKAIPYDYVTLTNDLIHFIETHIGLERPIYLLGFSMGGKIALLTTLYKNINIRKCISIDLPPYETPKLDPMILQNYDLIMRIIRRDVKILRGSINWQKRVLELFKSLQCNKRKCGGAVALYFANGFLSVKSNNVHQAQSYYGQQQHDRASDPYINFSMPLSSMPHLLDEVKKWPDLSNQDDFFQKGVASRKVLFMKGLQSNFISNDYSLLRDIFPCADVQEFNTGHNLLLENPEDSFKCILDFFVEETLDFE encoded by the coding sequence ATGTCAGGACTAGCGCATAATAAGGCACTGCCTTATAAAAGAATTGTCGAGTTATCATTCCATAGAACGCGCTTACCATCAGATGCTTCATTACTAAGAAGATTCGAGCAAAGACCCGCAATTATTAACATCCATGGGCTCTTAGGCTCACACGTGATGtttcattcttttaatAAACTTCTTTCAAGGAAGATTGACgctgatattttttctgttgATGTAAGAAATCATGGCATTTCACCAAAGGCCATACCTTATGACTACGTTACGTTAACCAACGATTTGATACATTTTATCGAAACGCATATTGGCTTGGAGAGACCTATTTATTTACTGGGATTCTCTATGGGTGGTAAAATTGCGTTATTGACCACGTTGTACAAGAACATTAATATACGAAAGTGTATATCGATTGATTTGCCGCCTTACGAAACCCCAAAATTAGATCCCATGATATTACAAAACTACGACTTAATAATGAGGATTATCCGCAGGGATGTCAAAATTTTAAGAGGTTCTATCAACTGGCAGAAGAGAGTTcttgaacttttcaaaagtttgcAATGTAATAAAAGGAAGTGCGGCGGAGCTGTAGCACTTTACTTTGCCAACGGTTTTCTTTCTGTAAAATCGAATAATGTACACCAAGCACAATCATATTATGGACAACAACAGCATGACAGAGCCTCTGATCCctatataaatttttcaatgccCCTCTCCAGCATGCCTCACTTGTTAGatgaagtaaaaaaatggccGGACCTATCTAATCAAGACgacttcttccaaaagGGTGTAGCCAGTCGTAAAGTTTTATTCATGAAAGGTTTGCAGTCCAACTTTATTAGCAATGATTATTCTCTCTTGAGGGACATCTTTCCTTGTGCTGATGTTCAGGAATTTAATACTGGGCATAATCTATTATTGGAGAATCCAGAAGATTCTTTCAAATGCATTTTAGACTTTTTTGTGGAAGAAACGTTGgattttgaataa
- a CDS encoding uncharacterized protein (similar to YGR016W): MSRLRRFNRKILSLSSEYIHEGESGQDDVSVLPLDTEEQEELIQKFETNAHVTNKLYINILSMLYLLYGGLLMILVRTAQGHFKLALLAGANSLICSCITLRYDIINDYLLFKKFKLRVSNFSINILNIILLVLMAWISFNHVMEDKKTVLCLQVPMFLFWVALLVKRWARNIEDEIADLRRLKYKYKNA, from the coding sequence ATGTCTAGATTGAGAAGATTTAATAGGAAGATCTTAAGCTTAAGTTCTGAATACATTCATGAGGGTGAATCCGGCCAAGATGATGTATCCGTATTACCACTAGATACAGAGGAACAGGAAGAACTCAttcaaaagtttgaaaCTAATGCTCACGTCACAAATAAGTTGTACATAAACATTTTGAGCATGTTGTATTTGCTATATGGAGGACTGCTAATGATACTCGTAAGAACAGCGCAAGGGCATTTTAAATTAGCACTTCTTGCTGGCGCTAATTCTTTGATCTGTTCATGCATCACGCTTAGATATGACATCATAAACGACTatcttttgttcaaaaaattcaagtTAAGAGTGAGCAACTTTTCTATTAACATATTAAACATTATTTTACTCGTACTTATGGCTTGGATAAGTTTCAATCATGTGATGGAAGACAAAAAAACGGTGCTCTGTTTGCAGGTTccaatgtttttattttgggTCGCTCTACTTGTGAAAAGATGGGCTCGGAAtatagaagatgaaattgcAGACCTAAGACGTTTGAAAtacaaatacaaaaatgCCTAG